The Staphylococcus saprophyticus subsp. saprophyticus ATCC 15305 = NCTC 7292 genome contains the following window.
AGCAAGTTCTCTGCATCTGCAGCAGAAGCTATTGATGCAAAAGGCGGAGCACACGAGGTGATCTAATGTTTGTAACGCTTGTGAGCTTCTTTAAAACAAAAGAAGTTCGTAACAAGATCTTTTTTACTCTCGCAATGTTAGTTATTTTTAAAATAGGTACTTATATTCCAGCACCTGGTGTTAACCCAGCTGCTTTTGACAGTCAACAAGGTTCTCAAGGTGTCACTGACTTGTTAAATACATTTGGTGGCGGAGCCTTGAAGAACTTTTCTATCTTTGCCATGGGTATAATGCCTTATATTACTGCGTCAATCGTAATGCAGTTATTACAAATGGATATTGTTCCGAAGTTTTCAGAGTGGGCAAAACAAGGTGATGCAGGTAGAAAGAAACTTAATAACGTAACGCGTTATTTTGCTATTGTACTTGCTTTTATCCAATCTATTGGGATGGCTTTCCAATTTAATAATTATTTAAAAGGTCAATTGATCATGGATCAATCGATTCTTAGTTATTTATTAATCGCTGTTGTTTTAACAGCTGGAACAGCATTCTTAATATGGTTAGGTGAACAAATCACTCAATTCGGTGTTGGTAATGGTATTTCCATTATCATCTTCGCTGGTATTTTGTCTTCATTACCTTCATCACTAATCCAGTTTTATCAACAGGCCTTTGTTGGCCAAGATGATACTTCTATGGCTTGGTTGAAAGTAATTGCCTTAATTATTGGAATGATATTATTAACGGTTGGTGCAATATATGTACTACAAGCTATTCGTAAAATTCCAATTCAATATGCGAAGAAACAATCAGCACAACGATTAGGTTCACAAGCAACATATTTACCTTTGAAAGTTAACTCTGCAGGTGTTATCCCAGTTATCTTTGCAATGGCATTCTTCTTGTTACCAAGAACATTGACATTGTTTTTCCCTGACGCAAGTTGGGCGCAAAAGGTATCAGACGTGGCAAATCCATCGAATAACATTGGTATGATTGTGTACGTTGTACTCATCATAGCATTTACTTACTTCTATGCATTTGTACAAGTTAATCCTGAAAAGATGGCAGATAACCTGAAGAAACAAGGAAGTTATGTTCCAGGTATTAGACCTGGCGAACAAACCAAAAAATATATTACTAGAGTTCTCTATCGTTTAACTTTTGTCGGATCAATATTCTTAGCTGTAATAGCGATTCTGCCAATTATTGCAACGAAAGTAATGAGCTTACCACAGTCTATTCAGGTTGGTGGTACGAGCTTACTAATTGTAATTGGTGTAGCGATTGAAACAATGAAAAGTCTAGAAGCTCAAGTGAGCCAAAAAGATTATAGAGGCTTTGGTGGTAGATAAATTGTAGGAGGGCATTTATGAATATCATTTTAATGGGTTTACCTGGTGCAGGTAAAGGAACTCAAGCGAGTGAAATTGTTAAGAAATTCCCAATTCCACACATATCTACTGGTGACATGTTCAGAAAAGCGATTAAAGATGAAACGGATTTAGGTAAAGAAGCTAAATCGTACATGGATCGTGGAGAATTAGTCCCTGATGAAGTTACTGTGGGTATCGTTAAAGATAGAATATCTGAAGACGATGCGAAAAAAGGATTCTTACTTGACGGCTTTCCTCGTACTATTGAACAAGCTGAAGCATTAAGTAATATCATGAAAGAATTAGATAGAGAAATTGATGCTGTTATCAATATAGAGGTACCTGAAGAAGAATTAATGAACCGCCTCACTGGTCGTAGAATCTGTGAGAAATGCGGAACAACTTATCATCTTGTATTCAATCCTCCAAAAGTTGATGGTATTTGTGATCTTGACGGTGGTAAATTATATCAACGTGAAGATGACAACCCAGAAACAGTTGCTAATCGTTTAAACGTCAATGTAAAACAATCTAAACCTATCTTAGAATTCTATGATAATAAAAATGTTTTGAAAAACATTGATGGTTCTAGAGATATTAAAGTCGTTACAAACGACGTCATTGATATCTTAGAAGATTTAAAATAAGATCAACTTTGTACGGTCTATGTAATGTCAAAGGTATAATTAAATAAGAGTGACAATGCGATTACGTAATTCATTATATTTGTTAAACTGATTAACAACACTTATAGACACGTATGGTTAGAGTTGATTTTTGACGATAACCGACTATTTCATAAAGGGGGAAGTTAATTAATGGCTAAACAGGATGTAATTGAATTAGAAGGTACTGTATTAGATACTTTACCAAATGCAATGTTTAAAGTAGAATTAGAAAATGGTCATGAAATTTTAGCTCACGTAAGTGGTAAAATTAGAATGAATTATATTCGTATTCTACCTGGCGACAAAGTAACAGTAGAAATGTCTCCGTATGATTTAACACGCGGAAGAATTACGTATCGTTATAAATAATCGTCACTCCATAATATAGGGAGGTTTAAAAATGAAAGTAAGACCATCAGTAAAACCAATTTGCGAAAAATGTAAAGTCATTAAACGTAAAGGTAAAGTAATGGTAATTTGTAGCAACCCAAAACATAAACAAAGACAAGGTTAATAAAGAGAGGTGTAAATAATTATGGCACGTATTGCAGGAGTAGATATTCCACGTGAAAAACGTATTGTTATTTCATTAACTTATGTGTATGGTATCGGTACTACTACAGCTAACAAAATTGCTGAAGAAGCTAACGTATCACCAGAAACACGCGTTAAAGATTTAACTGATGATGAATTAGGTCGTATCCGTGAAATTGTTGACAACTATAAAGTAGAAGGTGACTTACGTCGTGAGCAAAACTTAAACATTAAACGTTTAATGGAAATCTCATCATACCGTGGTATCCGTCACCGTCGTGGATTACCAGTTCGCGGACAAAAAACAAAAAACAATGCTCGTACTCGTAAAGGCCCAGTTAAAACTGTAGCTAACAAGAAAAAATAATAGGTAAAGGAGGCAAAATTTAAATGGCACGTAAACAAGTATCTCGTAAACGTAGAGTGAAAAAGAATATTGAAAATGGTGTGGCACACATCCGTTCAACATTCAATAATACAATCGTAACTATTACTGATGAATTTGGTAATGCGTTATCATGGTCATCAGCAGGTGCATTAGGATTTAAAGGTTCAAAAAAATCAACTCCATTTGCAGCTCAAATGGCATCAGAAACTGCTTCAAAAACAGCTATGGAACATGGTTTAAAATCTGTTGAAGTTACTGTAAAAGGTCCAGGTCCTGGTCGTGAATCAGCTATCCGTGCGTTACAATCAGCTGGATTAGAAGTAACTGCAATCCGTGACGTTACTCCAGTACCACATAATGGTTGTCGTCCGCCAAAACGTCGTCGCGTATAATTTTATTGTTATTGTCGCAGGTCACTGAGAAATACAGTAAAAATCAATCGACGTAAACAAGGAGGATATTTGTAAATGATTGAAATCGAAAAACCTAGAATTGAAACAATTGAAATTAGTGAAGATGCTAAATTCGGTAAGTTCGTTGTTGAACCACTAGAACGTGGCTACGGTACTACACTAGGAAACTCCTTACGTCGTATCCTACTATCTTCATTACCAGGTGCAGCCGTTAAGTACATTGAGATCGAAGGCGTATTACACGAATTCTCAGCAATAGACAATGTCGTTGAAGATGTATCTACAATTATTATGAACATCAAAAAACTAGCATTGAAAATCTATTCTGAAGAAGATAAAACTTTAGAAATTGATGTTAAAGATGAAGGCGATGTAACTGCAAGTGACATTACTCATGATAGTGATGTTGAAATTTTAAATCCTGAGATTAAAATTGCAACAGTTTCAAAAGGTGGACATTTAAAAATCCGTCTAGTTGCTAACAAGGGTAGAGGTTACGCATTAGCAGAACAAAACAAAACTAGTGATTTACCAATTGGTGTAATTCCAGTCGACTCACTTTATTCTCCAGTTGAACGTGTTAACTACACTGTAGAAAACACACGTGTGGGTCAAAGTAGTGATTTTGATAAATTGACATTGGATGTTTGGACAAATGGTTCAATCACACCACAAGAGTCAGTTTCATTAGCTGCAAAAATCTTAACTGAACACTTGAATATCTTCGTTGGATTAACTGATGAAGCACAAAATGCTGAAATCATGATTGAAAAAGAAGAGGATCAAAAAGAAAAAGTACTTGAAATGTCTATTGAAGAATTAGACTTATCAGTACGTTCATACAATTGCTTAAAACGTGCAGGTATCAACTCTGTTCAAGAATTAGCTGATAAATCTGAAGCAGATATGATGAAAGTACGTAATTTAGGTCGTAAATCTTTAGAAGAAGTTAAGTATAAACTTGAAGACCTAGGTTTAGGTTTAAGAAAAGAAGATTAATATAAAGGAGGTTAACTCATGGGTTACAGAAAATTAGGTCGTACTTCTGATCAACGTAAAGCGATGTTACGTGACTTAGCTACTTCACTTATCGTTAGTGAACGTGTTGAAACTACAGAAGCGCGTGCAAAAGAATTACGTAGTGTTGTTGAAAAATTAATCACTTTAGGTAAAAAAGGCGATTTAGCTTCACGTCGTCAAGCAGCTAAAACTTTACGTAATGTTGAAATCTTAAACGAAGATGAAACAGTACAAACTGCATTACAAAAATTATTCGGTGAAGTTGCTGAACGTTATACAGAACGTCAAGGCGGTTACACTCGTATTCTTAAAGTAGGTCCTCGTCGCGGCGATGGTGCTGAATCAGTAATTATTGAATTAGTTTAATTTAAATACATGTACTACTATATATAAAGCAAATGAGTGCAACGATAATGTTTGCCACATACAAATATTGTCTAGCTCAGAGTACCCCATCAAAACTAAATAAAACTTTAAAGCGTGAACTCAAAAATTATGATGGGGTGCGCGCTTTTTTATATTATTAGACCCCCTTAATTCCAAAGGAATTTAGGGGGTCTTATGCAATTGCGGAGCAATAGTAATCGACTGAACCTTAATTCCAAAGGAATTTAGGGGGTCTTATGCAATTGCGGAGCAATAGTAATCGACTGAACCTTAATTCCAAAGGAATTTAGGGGGTCTTATGCAATTGCGGAGCAATAGTAATCGACTGAACCATAATTCCAAAATAATTTAGGGAATCTTATGCAATTGCGAGCAATAGTAAACCACTGAACCTTAATTCCAAAGGAATTTAGGGGGTCTTATGCAATTGCGGAGCAATAGTAAACCACTGAACCTTAATTCCAAAGGAATTTAGGGGGTCTTATGCAATTGCGAGCAATAGTAAACATTAATTATTGCAACTTAAACACGTTTTTAAATTAGAATACGGATTGATTTTGTCACAATGATTAACTATCTAAACTTTCTTTAGATTACCTTTTCATGTAAAATAGATAAGGTATATAAAAAGCGTTATGATTAATTGGGAGGCTAGAGATATGGATACGCATGACAATATTATTACATTTAACCATGTTAGATTTAAATATAATAGTGATGAGCCACTTGCGTTAAATGATGTATCTTTTGGCATTCCAAAAGGGAAATGGACTTCAATTGTTGGTCATAATGGTTCTGGTAAATCTACGATTGCAAAATTAATGGTCGGTATTGAAAAACCTAGTGATGGGCATATTTATTTTCGTAATCAATGTATTAACCAACAAAATTTGAGTGATTTGAGACAGCATATAGGCATTGTCTTTCAAAATCCAGAAAATCAGTTTGTGGGTTCTACAGTAGCGTTCGATGTCGCTTTTGGACTTGAAAATAATAGCGTCTCATATGACGATATGCAACGTATAGTGCCCAAAGCGTTGGAAGACGTTGAAATGTTAGATAGAGCAGATTATGAGCCACAGTCACTCTCTGGTGGTCAAAAACAACGGGTTGCAATTGCTGGTGTTCTTGCACTAAATACAGATGTAATTATATTGGATGAGGCAACGTCTATGTTAGATCCTGCAGGAAGAAAAGAACTTATTAGTTTAATCCATCGCTTGAAAGAAGAAAAAGAGGTTACAATCATTTCTATTACACATGACTTAACTGAAGCTGCAGAAGCAGATTATTTAGTTGTCTTAAATGATGGTGAAGTATATCAAACAGGTAAGCCGCATGATGTATTTAATGATGGAGACGGTTTGACGGAAATTGGGTTAGATTTACCTTTTTCTATTCGCATGGCACGTACTTTGTTGGGGAGCACGGATTTTATAACTTATGAAGGGCTGGTAAAAAAAATATGACAGTCAAATTTAGTCAAGTAAGTTATGTATATCAAAAGGGTACCCCATTTGAACATGTAGCTTTAAGGGATATTGAAACTACATTTCAACAAGGGAAATATTACGCAGTCATAGGTCAAACTGGTTCTGGTAAATCGACATTAATCCAGCATTTTAATGGTTTACTTAAACCTTCTACCGGTAAATTGCAAATCGATGATATAACCATTACCCATAAAACTAAGGATAAAGTATTGAAACAAATTCGTAAGCGTATCGGTGTTGTGTTCCAATTTCCTGAATCACAACTCTTTGAAGATTCAGTAGAAAGAGAAATATTGTTTGGTCCAAAAAACTTTAATATGCCTATAGATGAAGTGAAAGCACGTGCATATAAGCTATTAATCGATTTTGGTTTTAGTAGAGATATATTGCAGCAATCACCTTTTCAGATGTCTGGTGGTCAGATGCGAAAAATTGCTATAACATCTATATTGGCTATGGATCCAGATATCGTTATATTAGATGAACCTACGGCTGGACTTGATCCAAAAAGTAGAGATCAAATAATGAAAATGATTAAAAAACTGCAAGTAGAACAAAATAAAACAATCATACTTGTGACACACGAAATGAATGATGTTGCAAAATATGTGGATGAAATAAAAATAATGAAACAAGGTCAACTCGTCGAAGAATGCTCACCTAGAAAGTTGTTTAGTGATACGAATTATGTTAATCAATTGCATTTAGATGTTCCAGATGTTGTAAAATTGCAAAGAGATATTGAGGATAAATATCAATATTATTTCAATAAAATAGCATTAACAGAAGATGAATTTATTGATATGTATAAGGAGTGGCAAGAAGATGAAAGATAAGTTTATAATTGGACGCTATCTTCCTTTAAATACAATTATCCATCATTTGGATCCTAGAGCTAAATTAATATTTGTATTTTTATTTATTGTGTTAATATTTTTTGCACACTCATTTGGAACATATTTATGGTTATTTATTTTGATAATTAGCATTATGAAATTAGCACATATAAAATTTTGGTTCTTAATTAAGGGATTAACACCAATATGGATATTTTTAATATTTACCTTTCTTATGCATTTATTTCTAACTAAAGGTGGTTCACGCATATTTGAAATAGGATTTATTTCTATAGATATACAGGGTATTCTAGAAGGTATCTATATTGTACTTAGACTGATGTTTATTATCATGATATCAACGATTATGACCTTAAGTACAAGTCCGATAGATTTGACTGATGCGTTCGAACGATTATTATCACCGCTTAAAATTGTTAAAATACCAGTACATCAATTGAGTATGATGATGTCCATTGCACTTAGATTTATACCAACATTAATGAATGAATTAGATAAAATTATTTTAGCGCAAAAATCACGTGGTTCAGAAATAAGTTCAGGTGGACTTATTAACAGAATCAAAGCATTTATACCCTTACTTATCCCATTATTTATTTCAGCTTTCCAAAGAGCAGAAGATTTAGCTATAGCCATGGAAGTAAGAGGGTACGATACTCAAAAAATACGTACCAGCTATCGCAGATTAGAGTGGCAGTTTAAGGATACAATTACATTAATTTTGATTATACCCATTGCCATTATATTATTTGGTTTAAAATATTTAGGAGTGTAATAACAGATGCGAGTCTTAGTTAATATTTCATACCAAGGGAGCCAGTTTCTTGGTTTCCAAATTCAGCAACACGGAAGAACCATTCAACAGCAATTTGAAAAGATATTAAAACGCATGCATAAGCATGAGGTAAGAATACATCCAAGTAGTAGAACCGACAGAGGCGTACATGCGATTGAACAGTATTTTCATTTTGATACAGAATTAAATATTCCAGAACAGCAATGGCAATATGCAATGAACCGTGCGCTACCAGATGATATTTATGTCAATGATGTTTCTTTTGTTAATGATGATTTTCATTGTAGATATGATTGCGTTGGAAAATCTTATCGTTATAAGATTTATCAATCAGCCCATAAAGATCCATTTCTTTGTGGATTAAAAACTTATGTGCCTGAACAGTTAGATATTGAAAAGATGAATATGGCAGCTCAACATTTTATAGGCACACATGATTTCACAGGCTTTTGTTCTCAGAAGACTGAGGTTGAAAGTAAGATAAGAACATTATATGAAAGTCGCATAGAAAAGACAGAAAGTGGCTTTGACTATATTGTCACAGGCTCTGGATTCCTATATAATATGGTACGTGTGTTAATTGCATTTTTAATAGAAGTGGGTAAAGGCAAGAGAGAACCACAAGAGGTCCCACAGTTATTAGAAGCAAGAGATCGTAATCAAGTTCCCTTTACCGCACCGGCTGAAGGATTGTACTTAGAGAAGATTTATTTAACACCCAATGAATTAATTCAAGACTTTGGTAATAATATAAAAATACATCAAAAAAAATCATCACAAAATCTTTAAATTAGATTGACAAAACGACAGAAAAATTATACGATTACTAACGGTATTGTTTTATATCACCCACGATAAGCCCCGGAATCTTATTGTGTAACACGATATAGAAGCACGTAGAAACAAACAATTAATAAAATAAATGAAATCTAAGTTTTAAAAAGTATAAACTATTAAACGAGAAACATTTATTCATTCTAGGAGGACAATTATATGCGTCAAACATTTATGGCTAATGAATCAAACATTGAGCGCAAATGGTATGTTATTGATGCTGAAGGTAAAACACTTGGTCGTTTATCATCAGAAGTAGCAGCTATTTTACGCGGTAAAAATAAAGTAACTTATACACCACACGTTGATACAGGTGATTACGTAATCGTCATCAACGCTTCAAAAATCCATTTCACTGGTAATAAAGAGCGCGATAAAATGTACTATCGTCACTCTAACCACCCAGGTGGAATTAAATCAATTTCAGCTGGTGAGTTAAAAGCGAATAACCCAGAACGTTTACTTGAAAATTCAATTAAAGGAATGCTACCAAGCACTCGTTTAGGTGAAAAACAAGGTAAAAAATTATTTGTATATGGTGGCGCTGAACATCCACACACTGCACAACAACCAGAAAACTACGAGTTACGTGGTTAATTAAAAGGAGGAAATTACATTGGCACAAGTTGAATATAGAGGCACAGGCCGTCGTAAAAACTCAGTAGCACGTGTACGTTTAGTACCAGGCGAAGGTAATATTACTGTAAACGGTCGCGATGTACGTAGCTATTTACCATTCGAATCATTAATTTTAGACATTAACCAAGCATTCGATGTAACAGAAACTAAAGGTAACTATGATGTATTAGTTAACGTTCAAGGTGGAGGATTTACTGGACAAGCTCAAGCAATCCGTCACGGAATTTCTCGTGCATTATTAGAAGCTGATCCTGAATACAGAGGTTCTTTAAAACGCGCTGGATTACTTACTCGTGACCCACGTATGAAAGAACGTAAAAAACCAGGTCTTAAAAAAGCTCGTCGTTCACCACAATTCTCAAAACGTTAATATTACCGAAACTGTTGCGAATCTATTGTTCGCTTACAGATTTGGTACACGAGTTGCAACAGCAATTTGTGTTCAAATTAATCATCGTTTTAAAGCTCCAGCATAAGCTGGAGCTTTTTTTATTTATTATAGATATCACAATGACTACTAAATGATGCTTATTTGAGTCATTTAATCTATAATAGT
Protein-coding sequences here:
- the rplM gene encoding 50S ribosomal protein L13 — encoded protein: MRQTFMANESNIERKWYVIDAEGKTLGRLSSEVAAILRGKNKVTYTPHVDTGDYVIVINASKIHFTGNKERDKMYYRHSNHPGGIKSISAGELKANNPERLLENSIKGMLPSTRLGEKQGKKLFVYGGAEHPHTAQQPENYELRG
- the infA gene encoding translation initiation factor IF-1; amino-acid sequence: MAKQDVIELEGTVLDTLPNAMFKVELENGHEILAHVSGKIRMNYIRILPGDKVTVEMSPYDLTRGRITYRYK
- the rpsK gene encoding 30S ribosomal protein S11 codes for the protein MARKQVSRKRRVKKNIENGVAHIRSTFNNTIVTITDEFGNALSWSSAGALGFKGSKKSTPFAAQMASETASKTAMEHGLKSVEVTVKGPGPGRESAIRALQSAGLEVTAIRDVTPVPHNGCRPPKRRRV
- a CDS encoding energy-coupling factor transporter ATPase, whose protein sequence is MDTHDNIITFNHVRFKYNSDEPLALNDVSFGIPKGKWTSIVGHNGSGKSTIAKLMVGIEKPSDGHIYFRNQCINQQNLSDLRQHIGIVFQNPENQFVGSTVAFDVAFGLENNSVSYDDMQRIVPKALEDVEMLDRADYEPQSLSGGQKQRVAIAGVLALNTDVIILDEATSMLDPAGRKELISLIHRLKEEKEVTIISITHDLTEAAEADYLVVLNDGEVYQTGKPHDVFNDGDGLTEIGLDLPFSIRMARTLLGSTDFITYEGLVKKI
- a CDS encoding energy-coupling factor transporter ATPase, which encodes MTVKFSQVSYVYQKGTPFEHVALRDIETTFQQGKYYAVIGQTGSGKSTLIQHFNGLLKPSTGKLQIDDITITHKTKDKVLKQIRKRIGVVFQFPESQLFEDSVEREILFGPKNFNMPIDEVKARAYKLLIDFGFSRDILQQSPFQMSGGQMRKIAITSILAMDPDIVILDEPTAGLDPKSRDQIMKMIKKLQVEQNKTIILVTHEMNDVAKYVDEIKIMKQGQLVEECSPRKLFSDTNYVNQLHLDVPDVVKLQRDIEDKYQYYFNKIALTEDEFIDMYKEWQEDER
- the truA gene encoding tRNA pseudouridine(38-40) synthase TruA; translated protein: MRVLVNISYQGSQFLGFQIQQHGRTIQQQFEKILKRMHKHEVRIHPSSRTDRGVHAIEQYFHFDTELNIPEQQWQYAMNRALPDDIYVNDVSFVNDDFHCRYDCVGKSYRYKIYQSAHKDPFLCGLKTYVPEQLDIEKMNMAAQHFIGTHDFTGFCSQKTEVESKIRTLYESRIEKTESGFDYIVTGSGFLYNMVRVLIAFLIEVGKGKREPQEVPQLLEARDRNQVPFTAPAEGLYLEKIYLTPNELIQDFGNNIKIHQKKSSQNL
- a CDS encoding adenylate kinase, which gives rise to MNIILMGLPGAGKGTQASEIVKKFPIPHISTGDMFRKAIKDETDLGKEAKSYMDRGELVPDEVTVGIVKDRISEDDAKKGFLLDGFPRTIEQAEALSNIMKELDREIDAVINIEVPEEELMNRLTGRRICEKCGTTYHLVFNPPKVDGICDLDGGKLYQREDDNPETVANRLNVNVKQSKPILEFYDNKNVLKNIDGSRDIKVVTNDVIDILEDLK
- the rplQ gene encoding 50S ribosomal protein L17, with the protein product MGYRKLGRTSDQRKAMLRDLATSLIVSERVETTEARAKELRSVVEKLITLGKKGDLASRRQAAKTLRNVEILNEDETVQTALQKLFGEVAERYTERQGGYTRILKVGPRRGDGAESVIIELV
- a CDS encoding DNA-directed RNA polymerase subunit alpha, yielding MIEIEKPRIETIEISEDAKFGKFVVEPLERGYGTTLGNSLRRILLSSLPGAAVKYIEIEGVLHEFSAIDNVVEDVSTIIMNIKKLALKIYSEEDKTLEIDVKDEGDVTASDITHDSDVEILNPEIKIATVSKGGHLKIRLVANKGRGYALAEQNKTSDLPIGVIPVDSLYSPVERVNYTVENTRVGQSSDFDKLTLDVWTNGSITPQESVSLAAKILTEHLNIFVGLTDEAQNAEIMIEKEEDQKEKVLEMSIEELDLSVRSYNCLKRAGINSVQELADKSEADMMKVRNLGRKSLEEVKYKLEDLGLGLRKED
- the rpmJ gene encoding 50S ribosomal protein L36 gives rise to the protein MKVRPSVKPICEKCKVIKRKGKVMVICSNPKHKQRQG
- the rpsM gene encoding 30S ribosomal protein S13 — translated: MARIAGVDIPREKRIVISLTYVYGIGTTTANKIAEEANVSPETRVKDLTDDELGRIREIVDNYKVEGDLRREQNLNIKRLMEISSYRGIRHRRGLPVRGQKTKNNARTRKGPVKTVANKKK
- the secY gene encoding preprotein translocase subunit SecY yields the protein MFVTLVSFFKTKEVRNKIFFTLAMLVIFKIGTYIPAPGVNPAAFDSQQGSQGVTDLLNTFGGGALKNFSIFAMGIMPYITASIVMQLLQMDIVPKFSEWAKQGDAGRKKLNNVTRYFAIVLAFIQSIGMAFQFNNYLKGQLIMDQSILSYLLIAVVLTAGTAFLIWLGEQITQFGVGNGISIIIFAGILSSLPSSLIQFYQQAFVGQDDTSMAWLKVIALIIGMILLTVGAIYVLQAIRKIPIQYAKKQSAQRLGSQATYLPLKVNSAGVIPVIFAMAFFLLPRTLTLFFPDASWAQKVSDVANPSNNIGMIVYVVLIIAFTYFYAFVQVNPEKMADNLKKQGSYVPGIRPGEQTKKYITRVLYRLTFVGSIFLAVIAILPIIATKVMSLPQSIQVGGTSLLIVIGVAIETMKSLEAQVSQKDYRGFGGR
- a CDS encoding energy-coupling factor transporter transmembrane component T family protein, whose amino-acid sequence is MKDKFIIGRYLPLNTIIHHLDPRAKLIFVFLFIVLIFFAHSFGTYLWLFILIISIMKLAHIKFWFLIKGLTPIWIFLIFTFLMHLFLTKGGSRIFEIGFISIDIQGILEGIYIVLRLMFIIMISTIMTLSTSPIDLTDAFERLLSPLKIVKIPVHQLSMMMSIALRFIPTLMNELDKIILAQKSRGSEISSGGLINRIKAFIPLLIPLFISAFQRAEDLAIAMEVRGYDTQKIRTSYRRLEWQFKDTITLILIIPIAIILFGLKYLGV
- the rpsI gene encoding 30S ribosomal protein S9, translating into MAQVEYRGTGRRKNSVARVRLVPGEGNITVNGRDVRSYLPFESLILDINQAFDVTETKGNYDVLVNVQGGGFTGQAQAIRHGISRALLEADPEYRGSLKRAGLLTRDPRMKERKKPGLKKARRSPQFSKR